The following are encoded together in the Malaya genurostris strain Urasoe2022 chromosome 3, Malgen_1.1, whole genome shotgun sequence genome:
- the LOC131436993 gene encoding eukaryotic translation initiation factor 2 subunit 2 isoform X1, translated as MAEDDAIFDPSLMKKKKKKKTPFDLDGAAGEENADVDTNVTSDSATQGDAAIGSEADAAGDLKDNLEFESFGIKKKKKKKPFFNLDELDNALPVLDAGTDAERENKEGRVDDGDGGVFGAGDDGLDDDDMKIDFSMKKKKKKKKDLTELMEAEEQAREDEKENGLTDNDGCETDFVDEHSTTWAGSDRDYTYDELLQRVFEIILDKNPDMAGGRKPKFVMRPPQVLRVGTKKTSFANFTEICRTLHRQPKHLLDFLLAELGTSGSVDGNSQLIIKGRFQPKQIENVLRRYIKEYVTCHTCRSPETILQKDTRLFFLQCETCGSRCSVASIKSGFQAVTSKRAAIRAKTA; from the exons ATGGCAGAAGATGATGCG ATATTTGACCCTTCCTTgatgaagaaaaagaaaaagaagaagactCCTTTTGATTTGGACGGTGCAGCGGGAGAAGAGAATGCGGATGTTGATACTAATGTCACTAGCGATTCGGCTACTCAAGGAGATGCGGCTATAGGCAGTGAAGCTGATGCGGCCGGTGACTTGaaggataatttggaatttGAAAGTTTCGGAattaagaaaaagaagaagaagaaacctTTTTTCAATTTGGATGAATTGGATAATGCCCTGCCAGTCTTGGATGCTGGAACGGATGCCGAAAGGGAAAACAAGGAAGGTCGCGTGGATGATGGGGACGGTGGTGTCTTTGGAGCTGGTGATGATGGACTAGACGATGACGATATGAAGATTGATTTCAgcatgaagaagaagaagaaaaagaagaaagatCTGACTGAACTGATGGAAGCTGAGGAGCAAGCCCGAGAGGATGAGAAAGAAAATGG CCTTACGGATAACGATGGTTGTGAAACGGACTTTG TGGATGAACACAGCACAACGTGGGCTGGATCAGATCGTGACTACACGTATGATGAGCTATTGCAACGCGTCTTTGAGATAATTTTGGACAAAAATCCCGATATGGCCGGTGGTCGGAAACCCAAATTTGTGATGCGCCCTCCTCAAGTGCTACGTGTCGGAACGAAAAAGACTTCCTTTGCGAACTTTACCGAAATTTGTCGAACTCTGCATAGGCAACCGAAGCATTTATTGGATTTCCTACTAGCCGAATTGGGTACCAGCGGTTCGGTGGATGGAAACTCACAACTTATTATCAAGGGCAGATTCCAGCCGAAACAGATCGAGAACGTTTTGCGACGATACATCAAGGAGTATGTGACCTGTCATACCTGCCGTTCGCCTGAAACCATCCTCCAGAAAGACACCCGCCTGTTCTTCTTGCAGTGCGAAACTTGCGGGTCACGCTGCTCAGTGGCCAGTATTAAGTCTGGTTTCCAGGCCGTCACCAGCAAGCGTGCTGCTATTCGTGCGAAAACGGCCTAA
- the LOC131436993 gene encoding eukaryotic translation initiation factor 2 subunit 2 isoform X2 has product MAEDDAIFDPSLMKKKKKKKTPFDLDGAAGEENADVDTNVTSDSATQGDAAIGSEADAAGDLKDNLEFESFGIKKKKKKKPFFNLDELDNALPVLDAGTDAERENKEGRVDDGDGGVFGAGDDGLDDDDMKIDFSMKKKKKKKKDLTELMEAEEQAREDEKENVDEHSTTWAGSDRDYTYDELLQRVFEIILDKNPDMAGGRKPKFVMRPPQVLRVGTKKTSFANFTEICRTLHRQPKHLLDFLLAELGTSGSVDGNSQLIIKGRFQPKQIENVLRRYIKEYVTCHTCRSPETILQKDTRLFFLQCETCGSRCSVASIKSGFQAVTSKRAAIRAKTA; this is encoded by the exons ATGGCAGAAGATGATGCG ATATTTGACCCTTCCTTgatgaagaaaaagaaaaagaagaagactCCTTTTGATTTGGACGGTGCAGCGGGAGAAGAGAATGCGGATGTTGATACTAATGTCACTAGCGATTCGGCTACTCAAGGAGATGCGGCTATAGGCAGTGAAGCTGATGCGGCCGGTGACTTGaaggataatttggaatttGAAAGTTTCGGAattaagaaaaagaagaagaagaaacctTTTTTCAATTTGGATGAATTGGATAATGCCCTGCCAGTCTTGGATGCTGGAACGGATGCCGAAAGGGAAAACAAGGAAGGTCGCGTGGATGATGGGGACGGTGGTGTCTTTGGAGCTGGTGATGATGGACTAGACGATGACGATATGAAGATTGATTTCAgcatgaagaagaagaagaaaaagaagaaagatCTGACTGAACTGATGGAAGCTGAGGAGCAAGCCCGAGAGGATGAGAAAGAAAATG TGGATGAACACAGCACAACGTGGGCTGGATCAGATCGTGACTACACGTATGATGAGCTATTGCAACGCGTCTTTGAGATAATTTTGGACAAAAATCCCGATATGGCCGGTGGTCGGAAACCCAAATTTGTGATGCGCCCTCCTCAAGTGCTACGTGTCGGAACGAAAAAGACTTCCTTTGCGAACTTTACCGAAATTTGTCGAACTCTGCATAGGCAACCGAAGCATTTATTGGATTTCCTACTAGCCGAATTGGGTACCAGCGGTTCGGTGGATGGAAACTCACAACTTATTATCAAGGGCAGATTCCAGCCGAAACAGATCGAGAACGTTTTGCGACGATACATCAAGGAGTATGTGACCTGTCATACCTGCCGTTCGCCTGAAACCATCCTCCAGAAAGACACCCGCCTGTTCTTCTTGCAGTGCGAAACTTGCGGGTCACGCTGCTCAGTGGCCAGTATTAAGTCTGGTTTCCAGGCCGTCACCAGCAAGCGTGCTGCTATTCGTGCGAAAACGGCCTAA
- the LOC131436994 gene encoding uncharacterized protein LOC131436994, which yields MNNEHVQIKAEPDTESDIEQNIPRYLVQPDVPNIETIDLTNDEFTSEFENFLCNIPNHRKQSQKQFNRNKKPVTELITLQVAHVHLIDFYQDVQLATLFGIDFKNVMVYGRIIPKKVKEHNNTHIYQLDDGSGTVEVHFAHGLPKDLDNLIKVSNCEDILKTGTPLNEDKVPENPDHKAALKLLLGLVKTRCQRRLEGFKLGSRCFAIGRPFINWSDQVSIYAHSMYADEDKGGKSAEVFWKTHLATCYEREYSASLGCS from the exons ATGAATAATGAACATGTTCAAATTAAAGCTGAACCTGATACTGAATCAGACATTGAACAAAACATTCCACGTTATCTTGTACAACCCGATGTGCCAAACATTGAGACAATCGACTTAACCAATGATGAATTTACTagcgaatttgaaaattttttgtgcAACATTCCAAATCATCGCAAACAATCACAAAAGCAATTTAATCGTAATAAAAAACCGGTTACCGAGCTAATTACCCTACAAGTTGCCCATGTTCATCTCATCGATTTCTACCAAGATGTGCAGCTtgcaactttgtttggaattgaTTTCAAAAACGTAATGGTCTACGGAAGAATTATTCCAAAAAAAGTTAAGGAACACAACAATACTCATATATACCAGTTAGATGACGGATCCGGAACAGTAGAAGTACATTTCGCCCATGGTTTACCTAAAGATTTGG ACAACCTAATTAAAGTAAGCAATTGTGAAGATATTCTGAAGACAGGAACTCCATTGAATGAAGACAAGGTACCTGAAAATCCGGATCACAAAGCAGCTCTGAAATTGCTTCTCGGTTTGGTGAAAACCCGCTGTCAACGAAGATTGGAAGGTTTCAAGCTAGGAAGCCGTTGTTTTGCTATCGGCCGACCATTCATAAATTGGTCTGACCAAGTATCAATTTACGCACATAGTATGTATGCCGACGAAGACAAAGGTGGAAAATCAGCGGAAGTATTCTGGAAAACTCATTTAGCAACGTGTTATGAACGCGAATATTCGGCCTCTTTAGGTTGTTCATAA